TCGTGCAGGAGTCGGCGGTCGACTCCCGGTTCGACGACCTGCTGGCCCTGATGCAGCTCGGGACCAGCGGTGGCGCCAAGTTGGAGATCGCCACCAACTTCTGGGACGAGATGGGCAACGGTGACCCGCTGCAGGTGCACACCCTGCTGTTCGGCAAGATCATCGACTCGTTCGGGATCAGCGACGCCGAGCTGGAGGGCGGCCTGACCGCCGAGGCGCTGCTGAGCGGCAACCTGGCCGTGCTGTGCTGCCGTTACCGCAGCCTCTTCCCGGAGGCGGTGGGCTTCCTGGCGATGACCGAGTGGCTGGTGCCGGACCGCTTCTCCCAGGTGCTGCACGCCTGGCGCCGGCTGGACCTGCCGCCGGCCGCGATCGTCTACCACGACCTGCACATCGGGGTGGACGCGCACCACGCCAGCGGCTGGTTCGCCAACGTGGTCAAGCCCGCGGCAGCCGACCCGGCCACCCGTCGGGCGATGACCCGGGGCGCCCTGTGGCGGCTCAACTCCTCGGCCAGGTACCTGGATCACAGCCTGGCCTGGTCCCGGTGACCAGTTCGCACCGGCGGTTCCAGGTCATCGCCGCACTGCTCGCGGTGTGGGTGCTGTGGGGCTCGACGTTCCTCGGCATCCGGGTGATGGTCGGTGCCGCGCCCCCGCTGTTCGCGGCCGGGGTCCGGTTCACCGCCGCCGGGGCGATCCTGCTGACGGCGGTGGCCTGGGCCGCCCGTCGGCGCAACCGGCACAGCACCCCTGACGGGCACGGGCCCGGCGTCCGGGAGCGGCTGCGCGGCCGGGCCGGGCGGTTCGCCCTGCTCGGGGTGCTGCACTTCCTGTGCGCCAACGGCCTGGTCAGCGTGGCCGAGCAGCGGCTCCCCTCGGCGGCGGCGGGCGTCTGCTTCGCCACCGTGCCGCTCTGGACGCTGCTGCTGCGCGCGGTCACCGGCGGCCGGCCGACCGCGGCCGATCTCGCCGTGGTGGCCTGCGGGTTGGGCGGGGTGGCGCTGCTGCTCGGCTTCCAGGCCGGGCCGCTGCTGCCCTCGCTCCAGGTGCTGGCCGCCGCCGCGGTCTGGGCGCTGGCCGGCCACCTGGCCGCCCGTCCGGACCGGGCGGCCGGGCCGCCCGCGGGCCCCGCGCTCAGCTCGGCGGTCCAGATGGTCTCTGGCGGACTGGCCCTGCTGACCGCCTCGGCGGTCGGCGGCGAGTGGTCCCGGATCAGGCCGGAGGCGCTCACCTCGGTGTCGTTCTGGCTGGCCGGGGCGCACCTGGTGCTGCTCGGCTCGCTGGTCGGCTTCTGGGCCTACATCTGGCTGGTGACCAAGGTCGACCAGCGGCTGGCCGGCACCTACGCGTACGTCAACCCGGTCGTCGCGGTGCTGCTCGGCTGGCTGCTGCTGGGCGAACGCCTGCCCACCGGCGCCCTGTTGGGCACCGCGTTGGTCACCGCCGCGGTCGCCTGGACGGTGCTCTCGCAGGGCGCCCGCCGCGACCGCCCGGCAAAATCCTCCCCTCCCATTCCCCTCACTCAGACAACGAAGGCGAACACATGAGCACCATCGTGGCCGACACGGTCCGGGACAACCTGATCCAGACCCTCGGCGTGATCAAGAAGCGCGAAGTCGGCGCCGAGCTGGCCGCCGACGACAACTTCATGCGGGCCCTGAACATGGACTCGCTGGACGCGGTCGAGCTGACGGTCCGTCTGAGCAGCGACCACGGCGTCGAGTTCGGCGCCGAGCCGGACGACCTGGACGCCCTGGAGAGCCTCAGCGCGCTGATCGACCTGGTGGTCCGCCGGGGTACCAGGTGACCGGCAGCCTGCTCCGGGCGCTGGCCGGACACGCCGGGACGGCGCCGGGACGGGCCGCCCTGGTCACCTCAGGCCGGCGGCTGAGCTACCGCGAGCTGTACCGGGAGGCGGCCGCGGTCGCCTCCGGTCTGGCCCGGCGCGGTGTCGGCCGGGGTGCCCTGGTCGGGGTGCACGGCGAGAAGTCGGCCGCCGCGGTGACCGCCCTGCTGGGCGTGCTGCTGGCCGGTGCGGCGTACGTACCGCTGGACCCGTCCGCCCCGGCGGCCCGGCGGCGCGGCCTGGTCGGCGACGCCGGCCTGGCGGCCGTACTGGGCTCCAGGACCAGGCTGCCCCGGCTGACCGCCGAGCTCGGGCCGGTCCCGCTGCTGGCCGTGGAGGACCTGGTGGAGGAGCACGGCGCCGAGCCGTTCACCCCCGTCGAGGTCGGCCCGGAGGACCTGGCGTACGTGCTCTACACCTCGGGATCGACCGGGCGTCCGAAGGGCGTCTGCATCCCGCACCGGGCGCTGGACGCGTTCTTCGCGGGGGTCGGGCCGCTGCTGGAGATCGGCCCCGAGTCGGTCTGCCTGAACACCTCGGCGCTGCACTTCGACGTCTCGGTGGTCGACCTGCTGCTGCCGCTGCTGCACGGCGCGACCGTGCACCTGGGCCCGGCGCTGCCGCTGCCCGCGCTGCTGCTGGACCTGATCGAGCGGGAGCGGGTCACCCACCTGGCGGCGGTCGGCTCCACGCTGACCCTGCTGGCCCAGCAGGGCGACGGGCTGACGGGCCGTCGGCTGGGCGCGCTGCGCCGGATCATGACCGGGGCCGAGGTGCTCAACCCGGCCACCGTGCAGTCCTGGCTGGCGGCGGCGGAGCAGGTCCGGGTGGTGAACGGGTACGGCCCGACCGAGGCGACCTGCCTGGTGGTGGCGCAGCCGATCGCCGAGCGCGAGCCGGGCCGGACCGCGCACTACCCGATCGGCCGGCCGCTGCCTGGTGTCACGGTGGCCTTCCGCTCGCCGGACGGCACCGTCACCGAGCACGGACCCGGCGAACTCCTGATCGCCGGAGACCAGTTGATGACCGGTTACCTCAACCGTCCGGAGGAGCAGGCGGCCGCCTTTCTGGAGGTGGCCGGGGTCCGCCACTACCGCACCGGCGACCTGGGCGAGCGCGGCCCGGACGGCGTGATCGCCTTCGCCGGGCGGGCCGACGACGAGGTGAAGATCCGGGGCTACCGGATCAACCTGAACGAGGTGCGCGGCTCGGTGGAGTCCCACCCGGCGGTGGCCCAGGCCTTCGTGGCCGCCGCCCCGGACGAGCGGGACGGCCTGGCGCTGGCCTGTGTGGTCCGGCTGCGGCCCGGGGCCGAGGCGGACCAGGCGGGGCTGGCCGCGCACGTGGCCGGGGCGCTGCCCCGGTACATGGTGCCGCGCGAGTTCGTGCTGGTGCCCGAGTTCCCCGCGCTGTCGACCGGCAAGCCGGACACCGTCCGGCTGCGTGAACTCGTGGGGGCATGATGACCGTCCTGCAGGGTGTCAGAACGGGCTGGTTCACCCCGGCCCAGGAGGAGTTGCGGGCGGGCCTGGCCGCCCACCTGGCGGCCGAGGTCGAACCGCACATCCCGGCCTGGGAGGCGGCCGGCCGGTTCCCGGTCCGCGAGGTGCTGGCCGGGCTCGGCGCGGGCGGCTGGCTCGGGCTGCGCTTCCCGCGCGAGCACGGCGGCGCCGGCGGCAGCGCCTGGGAGCACGTGGTGTTCGCCGAGTGCCTGGGCGGGCTGTCCTCGGACAGCGTCGGCATGACGCTCACCGTGCACAACGACATGGTCGCCCCGATGATCGCCGAGGGCGGCACCCCGGCTGCGGTGGACCGGTTCCTCCGCCCGGCGCTCACCGGGGAGTACGTGCTGGCGCACGCGGTCTCCGAGCCGGGCGCGGGCTCCGACGTGGCCGCGGTGACCTCCACCGCCACGCCGGTGGACGGCGGTTACCTGCTCACCGGCAGCAAGCGCTGGGTGGTCGGCGGCCTGTACGCGGACGCGTTTGCGGTGCTGGCCCGGCTGCCGGAGGCGCGCGGACCGTTCGGCCACGTGCTGCTGATGGTGCCGTTCGGCGAGGGCGTCACGGTGACGGCGGGTGCCCCGACGCTCGGACTGCGGGCGGCCGGGGTGGCGGGCACGGTCGACTTCGACCGGGTCTTCGTCCCGACCGAGTACCGGATCGGCGGCCACGGGCTCGGACTGGTCACCCAGCTACGGCAGTTCGAGCAGGAGCGGATCATCTCCGCCTGCCGTGCGCTGGCGATCGCCGACCGGCTGCTGGAGCGCACCAGGGAGCGGCTGGACCAGCGGATCAGCTTCGGCGCCCCGATCGGCAGCCGACAGGACGTCAGCTTCCGGCTCTCCCGGCTGCGCGCCGAGGTGGAGAGCGCCAGGCAGCTGGCGTACACCGCGATCGACCGCTGGGAGGGCGGCGCCGACTACCGCTCGGCCTCCGCCGCGGTGAAGCTCCGGTCCAGCCGGCTGGCCCGCACGGTGGCCCGTGAGTGTCTCCATCTGCACGGCGCCGCCGGGCAGTTGACCGAGAGCCCGGCCAACCGGGCGTTCCGCGATGCCCGGCTGTTCTCCATCTCCACCGGATCGGACGAAATGATGATGACCACCCTGGCACGGCTGGCGGGCTGGGATGACTGACACCGCCGCACCTGACACCGCGAGCTCCACCGCCGCGCCCCAGCGCGACCTGGCCCCGCTGGTCGTCCGCCGGGAGCCGGCCGCCAACCCCGACCAGGACTACGCGGACCGGGTGGCCGCCTTCGTGGCCGCCCACCCGGAGCTGCTGGCCACCGACCGCTGGGAGGACCCGGCCGTGCCGCCGGTCCGGGAGCTGATCGGCGCACTCGGCGCGGCCGGTCTGCTCCGGGCCGCCTGGCCGGCCGCCACCCCCGAGGTGGACGGCCGCAGCCCGCGCTGTCTGGCGCTCGGCCGGGCGATCCAGCTGCACACCGCCTTCGCCCAGGTCGCGAACGGTGCCCCCGGCGCCGCCGTACTGACCCAACTGGAGGTCGGCACGCGGCTGTTGACCGGCCACCCGGAGCTGCTGGACGGCCTGCTGGACGGCACCGTCACGGTCTCGCTGGCCGCCACCGAACCGGACGGCGGCAGCGATCTCTCCACCCTGACCACCCGGGTCGGCCGGGACGGTGAGCGGCTCACCGTCACCGGGGAGAAGTGGTTCATCAGCAACGCCCCGTTCGCCGACCTGCTGCTGGTGCTGGCCGAGGACCCGGAGCAGCACACCGGGCCGCGCCCCGGCCCGGCCCTGCTGCTGGTGGACACCAGGCAGGCCGGGGCCGGCGAGGTCGAGGTGACCGCGCTGGGCGGCTCCGGCCACACCGGGCTGACCGGCTCGATCAGCCTGCGCTCGGCCCCGGTCCGGGCCGTGCTGGCACCCGCCGGGCAGGGCCTGCTGACCCTGATGCGGCACTGGATCCACGAGCGGGTGATGCTCACCGTCCGGATGACCGCGCTGGCCCAGGCGGTGCTGGACGACGCGGTCAGCGGGGCCCGGCACCGGAGCACCTTCGGCAGCCCGCTGCTGACCAATCAGCACGTCCGCTTCCTGCTCGCCGAGCTCTCCGCCGAGGTGGCCGAGGTTCGCTCGGCCGCGCTGCAGGGCGTCCGGCTGCTGGTGGAGGGCGGCTGCACGGCGGCGTACGCCGCGATGTGCAAGTACCGGGCCTCGGTGCTGCTGCGCCGGGTCGCCGACGAGGCGATCCAGCTGGCCGGCGCCGACGGCTACCGCACCGGCCACCCGGCCGAGCGGGCGCTGCGCGACGGCTTCGGTCTGGCGCTGGCCGGTGGCACCGACGAACTGATGCTCATGCAGATCGAGAGAGGATGACGATGACTCAGGAAATCCTGGAGCAGCCCGTCGAGGTCCCGGCCTGGGACGCGGGCCGCTACGACAGCCAGTTCGGCTACGTCTCCCGGCTGGCCGGCGGGGTGCTCGACCTGCTCGCCCCGCAGCCCGGCGAGACGGTGCTCGATCTCGGCTGCGGCACCGGCGAGTTGGCCGAACAGATCCGCGACCGGGGCGCCCGGGTGCTGCTGGTGGACAGCGACCCGGCCATGGTGGTGGCCGCCAGCCAGCGGTTGCGGCAGCCCGCGGTGCTGGCCGACGGCCACGACTTCAAGGTGGTCGAGCCGGTCGACGCGGTGTTCTCGAACGCCGCGCTGCACTGGATGACCCGCCCAGAGCAGGTGATCCGCTCGGTCCGCACCGCGCTCCGCCCCGGCGGCCGGTTCGTCGCCGAGATGGGCGGCGCCCGCAACGTCGCCGGGATCGTCGAGGCGCTGCGCGCCGCGCTGGCCGAGCGCGGCCAGGACGCGGGCCTGCGCTCGCCCTGGTACTTCCCCGAGCCCGGCGAGTACGCCGAGCTGCTGGAGAACAACGGCTTCCGGGTCAGCCGGATCGAGCACTTCCCGCGCGAGACCGAGCTGCACGACTGCCCGGACGGGGTGGTGGACTGGCTGCGGATGTTCGGCTCCGCCCTGGTCGCCCACCTGCCCGAGGCCGAGCACGAGGAGGTCTTCCGCCGGGCCGGCGAACTGGCCGAGCCCACCCTGCGCCGGGACGGCCGCTGGTACGCCGACTACTGGCGGCTGCGGTTCGTGGCGGTATCGGCGGAGACGGAGACGGCCCGATGACCGTCGCCGCCGAGCGGGCCACCGCGGGGCTGGACTCCCCGGCCTTCCGGCTCGACCCCTACCCCGCGTACGCCCGGCTGCGCGAGCAGGGCCCGCTGGTCTGGTCCGAGCCGGACCGCACCTACTACGTGACCACCCATCAGGCGGTCGGCGCGGTCCTGAAGGACAAGAACGCCTCGGTGGAGAGCCCGTTCCGGGCCTCCCGGGTGCTGTTCGGCCGCACCGTGATGGACGTGGACGGCCGCGAGCACGCCCGGCTCCGCTCGCTGACCAACCGCTCCTTCGCCGCGCCCGCCGTGCCCGGCTACCTGGAGGACCTGGTCCCCAACTCGGTGCACCGGGTGATCGACGGTCTCGGCGGCAGTGGCCGGGCCGACTTCGTGGCCGGCTTCGCCAACGAGGTCCCGATCCGGGTGATGTCCCAGATCATCGGCGTCCGGACCGAGGACGTGGAGGAGTTCCAGTCCTGCACCGACGCGGTG
This genomic interval from Kitasatospora gansuensis contains the following:
- a CDS encoding acyl-CoA dehydrogenase family protein, whose amino-acid sequence is MTDTAAPDTASSTAAPQRDLAPLVVRREPAANPDQDYADRVAAFVAAHPELLATDRWEDPAVPPVRELIGALGAAGLLRAAWPAATPEVDGRSPRCLALGRAIQLHTAFAQVANGAPGAAVLTQLEVGTRLLTGHPELLDGLLDGTVTVSLAATEPDGGSDLSTLTTRVGRDGERLTVTGEKWFISNAPFADLLLVLAEDPEQHTGPRPGPALLLVDTRQAGAGEVEVTALGGSGHTGLTGSISLRSAPVRAVLAPAGQGLLTLMRHWIHERVMLTVRMTALAQAVLDDAVSGARHRSTFGSPLLTNQHVRFLLAELSAEVAEVRSAALQGVRLLVEGGCTAAYAAMCKYRASVLLRRVADEAIQLAGADGYRTGHPAERALRDGFGLALAGGTDELMLMQIERG
- a CDS encoding acyl-CoA dehydrogenase family protein, whose amino-acid sequence is MTVLQGVRTGWFTPAQEELRAGLAAHLAAEVEPHIPAWEAAGRFPVREVLAGLGAGGWLGLRFPREHGGAGGSAWEHVVFAECLGGLSSDSVGMTLTVHNDMVAPMIAEGGTPAAVDRFLRPALTGEYVLAHAVSEPGAGSDVAAVTSTATPVDGGYLLTGSKRWVVGGLYADAFAVLARLPEARGPFGHVLLMVPFGEGVTVTAGAPTLGLRAAGVAGTVDFDRVFVPTEYRIGGHGLGLVTQLRQFEQERIISACRALAIADRLLERTRERLDQRISFGAPIGSRQDVSFRLSRLRAEVESARQLAYTAIDRWEGGADYRSASAAVKLRSSRLARTVARECLHLHGAAGQLTESPANRAFRDARLFSISTGSDEMMMTTLARLAGWDD
- a CDS encoding amino acid adenylation domain-containing protein, with product MTGSLLRALAGHAGTAPGRAALVTSGRRLSYRELYREAAAVASGLARRGVGRGALVGVHGEKSAAAVTALLGVLLAGAAYVPLDPSAPAARRRGLVGDAGLAAVLGSRTRLPRLTAELGPVPLLAVEDLVEEHGAEPFTPVEVGPEDLAYVLYTSGSTGRPKGVCIPHRALDAFFAGVGPLLEIGPESVCLNTSALHFDVSVVDLLLPLLHGATVHLGPALPLPALLLDLIERERVTHLAAVGSTLTLLAQQGDGLTGRRLGALRRIMTGAEVLNPATVQSWLAAAEQVRVVNGYGPTEATCLVVAQPIAEREPGRTAHYPIGRPLPGVTVAFRSPDGTVTEHGPGELLIAGDQLMTGYLNRPEEQAAAFLEVAGVRHYRTGDLGERGPDGVIAFAGRADDEVKIRGYRINLNEVRGSVESHPAVAQAFVAAAPDERDGLALACVVRLRPGAEADQAGLAAHVAGALPRYMVPREFVLVPEFPALSTGKPDTVRLRELVGA
- a CDS encoding EamA family transporter, encoding MTSSHRRFQVIAALLAVWVLWGSTFLGIRVMVGAAPPLFAAGVRFTAAGAILLTAVAWAARRRNRHSTPDGHGPGVRERLRGRAGRFALLGVLHFLCANGLVSVAEQRLPSAAAGVCFATVPLWTLLLRAVTGGRPTAADLAVVACGLGGVALLLGFQAGPLLPSLQVLAAAAVWALAGHLAARPDRAAGPPAGPALSSAVQMVSGGLALLTASAVGGEWSRIRPEALTSVSFWLAGAHLVLLGSLVGFWAYIWLVTKVDQRLAGTYAYVNPVVAVLLGWLLLGERLPTGALLGTALVTAAVAWTVLSQGARRDRPAKSSPPIPLTQTTKANT
- a CDS encoding acyl carrier protein, coding for MSTIVADTVRDNLIQTLGVIKKREVGAELAADDNFMRALNMDSLDAVELTVRLSSDHGVEFGAEPDDLDALESLSALIDLVVRRGTR
- a CDS encoding methyltransferase domain-containing protein, which codes for MTQEILEQPVEVPAWDAGRYDSQFGYVSRLAGGVLDLLAPQPGETVLDLGCGTGELAEQIRDRGARVLLVDSDPAMVVAASQRLRQPAVLADGHDFKVVEPVDAVFSNAALHWMTRPEQVIRSVRTALRPGGRFVAEMGGARNVAGIVEALRAALAERGQDAGLRSPWYFPEPGEYAELLENNGFRVSRIEHFPRETELHDCPDGVVDWLRMFGSALVAHLPEAEHEEVFRRAGELAEPTLRRDGRWYADYWRLRFVAVSAETETAR
- a CDS encoding iron-containing redox enzyme family protein, translated to MSTATAEQLAPAVDAADPVPGFGAQKSREFVEWFLPWLTRGAEELDRAFGEPAVQAELLDAVRSLAVLRESGDEDAFFAQQYLLSRIYALHLQLPSGASAEGSVVLHAVTRRLELDTMAAEDARLDEEVLVGAPEDAEAYVPWLKEVTRAHRAFKHPYYHEFVRNEANPSDLRRYIVQESAVDSRFDDLLALMQLGTSGGAKLEIATNFWDEMGNGDPLQVHTLLFGKIIDSFGISDAELEGGLTAEALLSGNLAVLCCRYRSLFPEAVGFLAMTEWLVPDRFSQVLHAWRRLDLPPAAIVYHDLHIGVDAHHASGWFANVVKPAAADPATRRAMTRGALWRLNSSARYLDHSLAWSR